The Thalassospira sp. TSL5-1 genomic interval CCGAATATGACTGGATCCGCACCGGCCTGATGTTTGAGCCACGCGGACATGACATCATGTCGGGCTCTATTCTGTATGAGCCGACCCGCGATGATTGTGATGTTGCCATCCTGTTTATCGAAACATCGGGCTGCTTACCAATGTGCGGTCATGGCACGATTGGTACGGTGACAATGGCCCTTGAACAAGGGCTGATCAAACCCAAAACGCCCGGCATCGTGCGGCTCGATACCCCGGCGGGTCTGGTTGTCGCCGAATATGAACAGGTCGGCGACTATGTTGAAAAGGTTCGCCTTACCAACGTTCCGTCCTTTCTATACAAGCAAGGGATCGAGGTTGACTGCCCGGAACTGGGCCTCCTTACGGTCGATGTTGCCTATGGCGGGAATTTTTATGCCATTGTCGAGCCGCAGGAAAACTTCCGCGACATGGCCGATTATTCCGTTGGCGATTTTCAACGCCTTAGCCCGCAATTGCGCCAGCGCCTCAACGAAATTGAAACTTTCGTGCATCCCCTGCATCGCGAAATCAATG includes:
- a CDS encoding 4-hydroxyproline epimerase, which encodes MAKHSFFCIDGHTCGNPVRIVAGGGPRLVGANMREKRAHFLAEYDWIRTGLMFEPRGHDIMSGSILYEPTRDDCDVAILFIETSGCLPMCGHGTIGTVTMALEQGLIKPKTPGIVRLDTPAGLVVAEYEQVGDYVEKVRLTNVPSFLYKQGIEVDCPELGLLTVDVAYGGNFYAIVEPQENFRDMADYSVGDFQRLSPQLRQRLNEIETFVHPLHREINGLSHIQWTGTPTQESSTHRNAVFYGDKGIDRSPCGTGTSARLAQLAAQGRLPADGKIVHESIIGSQFEAYVVEQTRVGDYLAIVPSVAGWARMHGLNTIFIDDRDPYAHGFVVK